A genomic window from Camelina sativa cultivar DH55 chromosome 2, Cs, whole genome shotgun sequence includes:
- the LOC104732548 gene encoding serine/threonine-protein kinase D6PK produces MMASKTPEGSLTNSSQSMSINTLADQVSSSLSFADPSSDGKTVSSKINEQGESGKSSTCRPSTSSDISDESTCSSFSSSINKPHKANDVRWEAIQAVRTKHGGLGLNHFRLLKRLGCGDIGTVHLAELNGTRCYFAMKVMDKTALASRKKLLRAQTEREILQCLDHPFLPTLYSHFETEKFSCLVMEFCPGGDLHTLRQRQPGKRFTEQAAKFYVAEVLLAMEYLHMLGIIYRDLKPENVLVRDDGHVMLSDFDLSLRCTVSLSIVRSANVGSEGLSKNSVSCSQQPACIQQPSCISMAPTSCFSPRFFSSKSKKDKKPKTENGNHQVTPLPELVAEPTGARSMSFVGTHEYLAPEIIKGEGHGSAVDWWTFGIFLYELLFGKTPFKGSGNRATLFNVVGQPLRFPESPVVSFAARDLIRSLLVKEPQHRLAYKRGATEIKQHPFFEGVNWALVRCASPPEIPKPVDLEPVNPNPTVPAAASSSVRSDQSNYLEFDFF; encoded by the exons ATGATGGCCTCAAAAACTCCTGAAGGATCACTTACCAATTCAAGTCAAAGTATGTCAATCAACACGTTAGCAGATCAAGTATCTTCGAGTTTGTCATTCGCTGATCCAAGTAGTGACGGCAAAACCGTTAGTAGTAAGATCAACGAGCAAGGTGAGAGTGGAAAGAGTAGCACTTGTAGACCGAGCACAAGCAGTGATATAAGCGATGAGAGTACTTGTAGCAGCTTTAGTAGCAGTATCAACAAACCTCACAAGGCGAATGATGTGAGATGGGAAGCCATTCAAGCTGTTAGAACGAAACATGGTGGTTTGGGTTTGAACCATTTTAGGCTTTTGAAGAGGTTAGGATGTGGTGATATTGGAACTGTTCATCTTGCTGAGTTGAATGGAACAAGGTGCTATTTTGCGATGAAGGTTATGGATAAAACAGCTTTGGCTAGCAGGAAAAAGCTTCTTAGGGCTCAAACTGAAAGAGAGATATTGCAGTGTCTTGATCACCCGTTTCTCCCGACTTTGTATAGTCATTTCGAAACCGAGAAGTTCTCTTGTTTGGTTATGGAGTTTTGTCCTGGAGGTGATTTGCATACACTGAGACAGAGGCAACCAGGGAAACGTTTCACCGAGCAAGCAGCCAA GTTTTATGTAGCAGAAGTGCTTCTTGCAATGGAGTATCTACACATGCTTGGGATCATATACCGTGATCTGAAACCGGAGAATGTTCTTGTTAGAGATGATGGACATGTTATGCTTTCGGATTTCGATCTCTCCCTAAGATGTACCGTTAGCCTCTCGATAGTCAGATCAGCCAATGTTGGATCTGAAGGCTTGTCAAAGAATTCAGTTTCTTGCTCGCAACAACCTGCATGTATCCAACAACCATCTTGCATCTCAATGGCTCCAACATCTTGCTTCTCTCCTCGATTCTTCTCATCGAAATCCAAGAAAGACAAGAAACCTAAAACTGAAAACGGGAACCACCAAGTTACTCCCTTACCAGAACTTGTTGCAGAGCCAACAGGTGCACGTTCAATGTCTTTTGTTGGTACACACGAGTACTTAGCTCCAGAGATCATCAAAGGTGAAGGACATGGAAGTGCAGTTGATTGGTGGACTTTTGGGATCTTTCTGTATGAACTGTTGTTTGGTAAAACACCGTTTAAAGGGTCAGGAAATCGAGCAACACTCTTTAATGTGGTTGGTCAGCCTCTGAGATTCCCGGAGTCTCCAGTTGTTAGCTTTGCAGCAAGGGATTTGATAAGGAGTTTGCTTGTGAAAGAACCTCAACATAGGTTAGCTTACAAGCGTGGAGCAACAGAGATAAAGCAACATCCTTTCTTTGAAGGAGTGAACTGGGCTCTGGTTCGGTGTGCTAGTCCACCGGAGATTCCTAAACCGGTAGATCTTGAACCGGTGAATCCTAATCCTACTGTACCGGCTGCTGCATCGTCTAGTGTGAGATCTGATCAGAGTAATTAtcttgagtttgatttcttctga
- the LOC104732520 gene encoding DNA topoisomerase 1 alpha-like, whose protein sequence is MASMASSILFSSNPKAVALFSSKPKPFVLFSSKPKQIAMFSSKPKPKPLALFSSPLFSRPKKASSLFSSEPKASDLLSSPQPGFSFDTFVDALLTKVYMPTHMVKYKHWVNLAAQCLMDLGVSCEADLSEERMENKSCVFSLTNQSAQLYFLEKDLVYMEGQELVEEVAYFHLGEKKDEKNEENKWETLVHHGVILPPLYKKHNVPLLYGGDSVVLSLEQEEVATLYASMLKTHPHMVEKQPFKDNFWRDWGALLEGSVVKDLKLCDFKLITTWIEAEKKKKMGNRGHALKELEDKCSWALVDGVQVRTLNFKIEPPSLFIGRGDQHPKMGSVQRRICPSDITINISKYVPVPHCRTRIPGGTWKKVEHKEKFAWLASWEDPIRPRKLKYTTWEASSNGEN, encoded by the exons ATGGCATCAATGGCCTCTTCTATTTTGTTCTCCTCTAACCCAAAAGCAGTTGCCTTGTTCTCCTCTAAACCAAAACCGTTTGTTTTGTTCTCctctaaaccaaaacaaattgcTATGTTCTCTTCAAAGCCAAAACCCAAACCACTTGCTTTGTTCTCCTCTCCTTTGTTCTCCAGACCAAAAAAAGCCTCATCTTTGTTCTCCTCAGAGCCAAAGGCATCTGATCTACTCAGCTCACCACAACCAGGCTTCTCCTTTGACACATTTGTGGATGCTTTGCTCACAAAAGTCTACATGCCTACTCACATGGTCAAGTATAAGCATTGGGTTAACTTGGCTGCCCAATGCTTGATGGATCTTGGAGTTTCTTGTGAAGCAGACTTGAGTGAAGAGAGGATGGAGAACAAAAGCTGTGTCTTCTCTCTTACCAACCAATCAGCTCAACTCTACTTCTTAGAGAAAGATTTAGTCTACATGGAAGGTCAAGAGTTGGTAGAGGAGGTGGCTTACTTCCATCTGggggagaagaaagatgagaagaATGAGGAAAACAAATGGGAGACATTGGTTCACCATGGTGTCATCCTGCCTCCTCTTTACAAGAAGCACAATGTTCCTCTTCTCTATGGAGGTGACTCAGTTGTGCTTAGCTTGGAGCAAGAAGAAGTGGCAACCCTGTATGCTTCTATGTTGAAGACACATCCTCACATGGTTGAGAAACAACCCTTCAAAGACAACTTCTGGAGAGATTGGGGAGCCTTACTGGAAGGAAGTGTGGTGAAGGATCTCAAGCTCTGCGATTTCAAGCTAATCACTACCTGGATCGAAgcggaaaagaaaaagaagatgggaAACCGCGGCCAc GCTCTTAAAGAGCTTGAGGATAAATGCAGTTGGGCTTTGGTTGATGGTGTCCAAGTCAGGACTCTTAACTTTAAGATTGAGCCTCCCAGTCTCTTCATTGGACGTGGTGATCAACACCCAAAG ATGGGTTCAGTTCAGAGGAGGATATGCCCCTCTGACATCACCATCAACATTAGCAAGTATGTTCCAGTTCCTCATTGTCGAACTCGAATCCCTGGAGGCACTTGGAAAAAAGTTGAACATAAGGAGAAATTTGCTTGGCTAGCTTCATGGGAAGATCCCATCAGACCAAGGAAGCTCAAGTACACAACCTGGGAAGCTAGTAGCAATGGTGAGAACTGA
- the LOC104732541 gene encoding altered inheritance of mitochondria protein 32-like, translating into MGSGRYLDDPLIFTRNPPSFSSPITESSFPDESISRSGSYESESLRGGDGESISDADFGLERLAGTVQFYERHVFLCYKKPSVWPARIEASEFDRLPRLLSSVVSARKSSMKKETLLTICEGHDGTETSNGDVLIFPDMIRYRRLTHFDVDTFVEEVLVKGVEWLPGNPESLSGSSYVFICCHGSRDRRCGVCGPSLVSRFREEIELCGLGDEVSISPCSHIGGHKYAGDVIIYGLNINQKVTGHWYGCVTLEDVPLLLEQHINNGVIVDRLWRGEMGLLEEDQKKTQEQRLQLNSDKISNREVTQESVNDSICFQQNGNSNCLEENHTEKNTSERVTSVKNASFRVTSSENVSCGFKVCATMSMWLENWEKEDTYAALAVACAAASVAIAYNCYKQLK; encoded by the exons ATGGGAAGCGGAAGATATTTAGACGACCCTTTAATATTTACCAGAAACCCACCTTCCTTTTCGTCTCCCATCACCGAATCTAGCTTTCCAGACGAATCGATCTCTCGCTCAGGAAGCTACGAAAGTGAGAGCTTGCGAGGAGGAGATGGTGAGAGCATTAGCGACGCTGATTTCGGACTCGAGAGACTCGCCGGGACCGTACAGTTCTACGAGAGGCATGTCTTCTTGTGCTACAAAAAACCCTCCGTTTGGCCAGCGAGGATCGAAGCGTCTGAGTTTGATCGGTTACCGAGGCTTCTCTCTTCCGTTGTATCTGCGAGGAAGAGTAGTATGAAGAAAGAG ACTCTACTCACAATATGTGAGGGACATGATGGAACAGAGACATCAAATGGGGATGTTCTGATATTTCCAGATATGATCAGATACAG AAGGTTGACTCATTTTGATGTGGACACATTTGTTGAAGAGGTGCTTGTGAAGGGTGTTGAGTGGTTGCCTGGAAATCCTGAGTCTTTAAGCGGTTCATCATATGTCTTTATATGTTGTCATGGATCCCGAGACCGGCGATGTGGAGTTTGTGGACCATCTCTGGTCAGTCGATTCAGAGAAGAAATTGAACTATGTGGTCTTGGTGATGAAGTTTCTATCAGCCCTTGTTCTCACATTGGAGGTCACAAATATGCGGGAGATGTTATCATATATGGATTAAACATCAACCAGAAAGTCACAGGACACTG GTATGGATGTGTGACTCTAGAAGATGTACCTCTTTTGTTGGAGCAACACATTAACAATGGCGTAATTGTAGACCGGCTTTGGAG GGGTGAAATGGGTCTGTTAGAAGAAGATcaaaagaaaactcaagaacaaaggCTCCAATTAAACAGCGACAAGATCAGCAACAGAGAGGTGACACAAGAATCAGTTAATGATAGTATCTGTTTCCAACAAAATGGGAACTCTAACTGTTTGGAGGAGAATCACACAGAGAAAAATACCTCGGAAAGAGTAACCTCTGTAAAAAACGCGTCTTTTCGGGTAACTAGCAGCGAGAATGTATCTTGTGGATTCAAGGTTTGTGCTACGATGTCAATGTGGTTGGAGAATTGGGAGAAAGAAGATACATATGCTGCTTTAGCTGTTGCTTGTGCTGCTGCATCTGTGGCTATTGCTTATAACTGCTATAAACAATTGAAATGA
- the LOC104732527 gene encoding protein SGT1 homolog A-like isoform X2 — protein MAKELADKAKEAFIDDEFDVAVDLYSKAIDLEPNCADFFADHAQAYIKLLSFTEAVADANKAIELDPTLTKAYLRKGTACMKLEEYRTAKTALEKGFNQESNLNNQICY, from the exons ATGGCTAAGGAGCTTGCTGATAAGGCTAAAGAGGCTTTCATAGACGATGAGTTCGATGTTGCTGTTGACTTGTACTCCAAAGCCATTGACTTGGAACCCAATTGTGCTGATTTCTTCGCTGATCATGCTCAGGCCTATATCAAACTCCTAAGCTTCACTG AGGCCGTGGCAGATGCAAACAAAGCAATTGAGTTGGATCCTACACTGACCAAAGCTTACTTAAGAAAAGG aACTGCTTGTATGAAGCTTGAGGAGTATCGGACTGCGAAAACAGCTCTTGAAAAGG GTTTTAATCAAGAATCAAATCTCAACAATCAAATATGTTATTAG
- the LOC104732527 gene encoding protein SGT1 homolog A-like isoform X1: protein MAKELADKAKEAFIDDEFDVAVDLYSKAIDLEPNCADFFADHAQAYIKLLSFTEAVADANKAIELDPTLTKAYLRKGTACMKLEEYRTAKTALEKGASIAPSDSKFKKLIDECVLRINA, encoded by the exons ATGGCTAAGGAGCTTGCTGATAAGGCTAAAGAGGCTTTCATAGACGATGAGTTCGATGTTGCTGTTGACTTGTACTCCAAAGCCATTGACTTGGAACCCAATTGTGCTGATTTCTTCGCTGATCATGCTCAGGCCTATATCAAACTCCTAAGCTTCACTG AGGCCGTGGCAGATGCAAACAAAGCAATTGAGTTGGATCCTACACTGACCAAAGCTTACTTAAGAAAAGG aACTGCTTGTATGAAGCTTGAGGAGTATCGGACTGCGAAAACAGCTCTTGAAAAGGGTGCTTCCATCGCACCTAGTGACTCCAAATTTAAGAAGTTGATAGATGAATGTGTTCTGCGAATCAATGCTTAA
- the LOC104732500 gene encoding QWRF motif-containing protein 9-like, with protein MVNVHSVKDAICSAVDVVQAMASSMCLLLPKVGKISSLAAELGSANVKEEGMLDVCRDLLNTISPLQGFSLRLSLYLAGKVSSSDEVEIAISNHNRWTCVRTD; from the exons ATG GTAAACGTACACAGTGTTAAGGATGCCATTTGCTCAGCAGTTGATGTTGTGCAGGCAATGGCATCGTCCATGTGCTTGTTGCTGCCAAAG GTTGGGAAGATAAGCAGCTTGGCAGCAGAACTTGGTAGTGCAAATGTCAAGGAGGAAGGGATGCTGGACGTGTGCCGGGACCTCCTAAACACAATCTCACCTCTGCAG GGCTTTTCTCTCCGTCTCTCTCTTTACTTGGCTGGCAAGGTTTCGAGCTCTGATGAGGTTGAAATAGCAATTAGCAACCACAACAGGTGGACATGTGTTAGGACCGACTGA